One part of the Nitrosophilus kaiyonis genome encodes these proteins:
- the aroB gene encoding 3-dehydroquinate synthase: protein MKIDIELVKTENKSYPIIIDKLPKIQFDNKVAIITNPKVAGLHLNYLLNNLDAKEKYIITVPDGEEYKNFESLNFILDRLFDHQLDRKSILIAFGGGVIGDMTGFAASIFQRGIDFVQIPTTLLSQVDASVGGKTGINNRYGKNLIGAFHQPKAVYIDPYFLKTLPKREFSAGVAEIIKMAVTFDKDFFEWLEKNSLDNEENLKYAIKKSIEIKADVVKKDEKEAGIRAALNYGHTFAHVIENETEYKRFLHGEAVSIGIAMANELAKKLGLLSEDESIRIKNLLKKYNLPVEYKIKNIDNFYEQFYLDKKSQNRKIKFVLPNHIGNFVFKSDIDEGLIKEVLKIFT from the coding sequence ATGAAGATTGATATAGAACTAGTTAAAACAGAGAATAAAAGTTATCCAATTATTATAGATAAATTACCTAAAATTCAATTTGATAATAAAGTTGCAATTATTACAAATCCAAAGGTAGCAGGATTACATCTGAATTATCTTTTAAATAATCTTGATGCAAAAGAAAAATATATAATAACTGTGCCAGATGGCGAAGAGTATAAAAATTTTGAATCTTTAAATTTTATATTAGATAGACTGTTTGATCATCAATTAGATAGAAAATCAATTTTAATAGCATTTGGTGGTGGCGTAATTGGAGATATGACAGGTTTTGCTGCTTCTATTTTTCAAAGAGGAATAGATTTTGTTCAAATTCCAACAACTCTTTTAAGTCAAGTAGATGCAAGTGTTGGCGGAAAAACAGGTATAAATAATAGATATGGGAAAAATTTAATAGGTGCTTTTCATCAGCCAAAAGCTGTATATATTGATCCATATTTTTTAAAAACTCTTCCAAAAAGAGAGTTTAGTGCCGGTGTTGCAGAAATTATAAAGATGGCTGTAACTTTTGATAAAGATTTTTTTGAATGGCTTGAAAAAAACTCATTGGATAATGAAGAAAATCTAAAGTATGCTATTAAAAAAAGTATAGAAATTAAAGCCGATGTAGTTAAAAAAGATGAAAAAGAAGCAGGTATTAGAGCAGCTTTAAATTATGGCCATACATTTGCTCATGTTATTGAAAATGAAACAGAATATAAAAGATTTTTACATGGTGAGGCTGTTTCTATTGGTATTGCCATGGCGAATGAGCTTGCAAAAAAACTTGGTCTTTTATCAGAAGATGAGTCTATTAGAATAAAAAATTTATTAAAAAAATATAATCTTCCAGTTGAATATAAAATAAAAAATATTGATAATTTTTATGAACAGTTTTATCTTGATAAAAAGAGTCAAAATAGAAAAATTAAATTTGTTTTACCTAATCATATAGGGAATTTCGTATTTAAAAGTGATATTGATGAAGGATTGATAAAAGAGGTATTAAAAATTTTTACATAG
- a CDS encoding mechanosensitive ion channel domain-containing protein: MKKLIYFIFGILFLNIYLYAQNPIVEKNDENISKIEKLRVIENRLKNINEELSKDIWTRKYSNYITYHKLKKELEKINKKIKLYKRYKKDISELEEQKKVIQNQLELLKEYKESPFVELLKPSTIPEPPAVKNPIAIIGAFSYIKQINSKKNYYKTKLEEIKHTLELLKEKKELLVEKYKIVKTDDLLKTIKTLTSEIDDFESAVKTATQTINVYEKRVEEVVFKVTEDIKQQSEKAARIAAIILALLIFSFILKWIIKRYIKDSERFYMANKAINFTFATIVILILLFAYIENVSYIVTILGFASAGIAIAMKDMFMSLLGWMVIVFGGSIHVGDRIRVKREGQVYVGDVVDISLLKMTILEDVTLTSYRENIRSGRMIFVPNNYIFTDLIANYTHSGLKTVWDNVNFYITFDSNHKKAAHIAKETARKYAKGYIEITRKQLNRLRSSFHLKNVNVDVRVYTFAEGYGYCISVWFMTNSYATLTLRSTISTEIIDSFLKESDIKIAYPTQTVNLTKFNKFNINTPNINELEV, encoded by the coding sequence ATGAAAAAATTAATATATTTTATTTTTGGAATTTTATTTTTAAATATTTATTTATATGCTCAAAATCCAATTGTTGAAAAAAATGATGAGAATATATCAAAAATTGAAAAATTAAGAGTAATTGAAAATAGATTAAAAAATATTAATGAAGAGTTAAGTAAAGATATTTGGACTAGAAAATATTCAAACTATATAACCTATCACAAACTTAAAAAAGAGCTTGAAAAAATCAATAAAAAGATAAAACTTTATAAGAGATATAAAAAAGATATATCAGAATTAGAAGAACAGAAAAAAGTTATTCAAAATCAGTTAGAGCTTTTAAAAGAGTACAAAGAGTCGCCTTTTGTTGAACTTTTAAAGCCCTCTACTATTCCAGAACCACCAGCTGTCAAAAATCCAATTGCAATAATAGGTGCCTTTTCATATATAAAACAGATTAATTCAAAGAAAAATTATTATAAAACAAAATTGGAAGAAATCAAACATACTTTAGAACTGTTGAAAGAGAAAAAAGAGTTATTAGTTGAAAAATATAAAATTGTAAAGACAGATGATTTATTAAAAACTATTAAAACACTTACTTCAGAAATTGATGATTTTGAATCAGCAGTAAAAACTGCAACTCAAACTATTAATGTTTATGAAAAAAGAGTTGAAGAGGTTGTTTTTAAAGTTACAGAAGATATAAAACAACAAAGTGAAAAAGCTGCAAGAATAGCTGCCATAATTTTGGCACTATTAATTTTTAGTTTTATATTGAAATGGATTATTAAAAGATATATAAAAGATAGCGAAAGATTTTATATGGCTAATAAAGCCATAAATTTTACTTTTGCAACAATTGTAATTTTAATCCTTCTTTTTGCATATATAGAAAATGTTTCATATATTGTAACAATTCTTGGTTTTGCATCAGCTGGTATAGCTATTGCTATGAAAGATATGTTTATGAGTCTTTTAGGATGGATGGTTATTGTTTTTGGAGGTTCAATTCATGTTGGTGATAGAATAAGAGTAAAAAGAGAAGGACAAGTTTATGTAGGAGATGTAGTTGACATATCTTTGCTTAAAATGACAATACTTGAAGATGTAACTTTAACAAGTTACAGAGAAAATATAAGAAGTGGAAGAATGATATTTGTTCCAAATAACTATATTTTTACAGATTTAATAGCAAACTATACACATTCAGGATTAAAAACTGTTTGGGATAATGTAAATTTTTATATTACTTTTGATTCAAATCACAAAAAAGCCGCCCATATTGCAAAAGAGACAGCAAGAAAATATGCTAAAGGATATATTGAGATAACAAGAAAGCAACTAAACAGACTTAGAAGCTCATTTCATCTAAAAAATGTTAATGTTGATGTAAGAGTTTATACTTTTGCAGAAGGGTATGGATATTGTATTAGTGTTTGGTTTATGACTAACTCTTATGCCACATTGACTCTAAGAAGTACAATATCTACAGAAATTATAGATAGTTTTCTAAAAGAGAGTGATATTAAAATAGCTTATCCAACTCAAACAGTAAACTTGACAAAGTTTAATAAATTCAATATAAATACTCCAAATATAAATGAGTTGGAGGTATAG
- the mtaB gene encoding tRNA (N(6)-L-threonylcarbamoyladenosine(37)-C(2))-methylthiotransferase MtaB: MRRVFFKTFGCRTNQFDTQVMISKLKNYEIVENEKDADIVVVNSCTVTNSADSGVRNYVNKIQRETKAKIYFTGCGAFTKGEELFKEKKVAGVFGHSEKEKIEKLIKKDNFFELGDLNHIDKTVVEQFIGKSRAFIKIQEGCDFRCSYCIIPYVRGNARSHPEDLILKQIEKLAFNGFGEFILTGTNVGSYGKDIGSSLAKLLKKISLIRGVRRVRIGSIEPIQIDDEFKEILNEPWMAKHLHIALQYTQNDMLKIMNRRNSVEEDLELFEYISQKGYAIGTDFIVGHPGENEKIFQEAVDNIKKFPLTHIHLFTYSKRDGTPAANMKESVRGDVAKKRQKIIKEIIDEKNFEFRKRKNSLQVLVESYKDGYFYGLDQYFNRIKIKSDKDLKGNWIEINEYEARKEGNFANF; encoded by the coding sequence TTGAGAAGAGTTTTTTTTAAAACTTTTGGTTGTAGGACCAATCAATTTGATACGCAAGTAATGATTTCTAAATTAAAAAATTATGAAATAGTAGAAAATGAAAAAGATGCTGATATTGTAGTTGTAAATTCTTGTACAGTTACAAATTCAGCAGATAGTGGTGTTAGAAATTATGTAAATAAAATTCAAAGAGAAACAAAAGCAAAAATATATTTTACAGGTTGCGGTGCATTTACAAAAGGAGAAGAACTTTTTAAAGAGAAAAAAGTTGCTGGAGTATTTGGACATTCCGAAAAGGAAAAAATTGAAAAATTAATAAAAAAAGATAATTTTTTTGAACTTGGTGATTTAAATCATATTGATAAAACTGTAGTTGAACAGTTTATTGGAAAAAGCAGAGCATTTATAAAAATTCAAGAGGGTTGCGATTTTAGATGTAGCTACTGCATAATTCCATATGTTAGAGGTAATGCAAGAAGCCATCCAGAGGATTTAATATTAAAACAGATAGAAAAACTAGCCTTTAATGGTTTTGGTGAATTTATTCTTACTGGAACAAATGTTGGAAGTTATGGAAAAGATATAGGTAGCTCCTTAGCAAAATTATTAAAAAAAATATCACTAATTAGAGGAGTTAGAAGAGTTAGAATAGGTTCAATTGAGCCTATACAGATTGATGATGAGTTTAAAGAGATATTAAATGAGCCATGGATGGCAAAACATCTTCATATTGCATTACAATATACGCAAAATGATATGCTAAAAATTATGAATAGAAGAAATAGTGTAGAGGAAGATTTAGAACTTTTTGAATATATTTCACAAAAAGGTTATGCAATAGGAACAGATTTTATAGTCGGTCATCCTGGAGAAAATGAAAAAATTTTTCAAGAAGCAGTTGATAATATTAAAAAATTTCCTTTAACACATATACATCTTTTTACATATAGTAAAAGAGATGGTACTCCTGCAGCCAATATGAAAGAGAGTGTAAGAGGAGATGTTGCTAAAAAAAGGCAAAAGATTATAAAAGAGATAATTGATGAAAAAAATTTTGAGTTTAGAAAGAGAAAAAATAGTTTGCAAGTTTTAGTTGAATCATATAAAGATGGATATTTTTATGGATTGGATCAATATTTTAATAGAATAAAAATAAAAAGTGACAAAGATTTAAAAGGAAACTGGATAGAGATTAATGAATATGAAGCAAGAAAAGAGGGCAACTTTGCAAATTTCTAA
- a CDS encoding AAA family ATPase: MNMKQEKRATLQISKKSKIIATVSAILIISILIFASIRDRAQLIDYSTYETLLKNDLIDSAKIDKEYIYILSAGKKYKIPKETINLSELYKKTTVTVKEDYSYLYDIILLIIVAGFFGYLIFYTKKSKEQTTIKHQINIAQPEIDEFSTKIKPIISDVRFKDVAGIEDVKEELEEIIEFLKNPKKFIDFGVRLPKGVLLVGPPGVGKTLIAKAVAGEAGVPFFYQSGSAFVQIYVGMGAKRVRELFAKAKQMAPSIIFIDEIDAVGKARGGMRNDEREATLNQLLTEMDGFEDSSGVIVMAATNKIEMLDEALLRPGRFDRRIFVSLPNAKERKEILKVYLKKVPHFVDLEKLSKMTVGFSGAALSSLVNEAALHALRKGKKIVELKDFEEVRDKVLYGKKRVLAYSENEKEVQATYQAAKTLCAYWYEIDFEKVNILGGGFKDIDKEIVSKHEYLAKIKLYLSGYAAMELFYNEEFSNCAFDLSKAKQIAEEMVVKYAMGEKIVGDIGDVSIILDSSLKEVKEFLSKQKNKIEKIRDFLIENESIAYEEVKNIVNEVF, from the coding sequence ATGAATATGAAGCAAGAAAAGAGGGCAACTTTGCAAATTTCTAAAAAGAGTAAAATTATAGCAACTGTTTCTGCTATATTAATCATATCTATTTTGATTTTTGCTTCTATTAGAGATAGAGCGCAGTTAATTGATTATAGTACATATGAAACGTTGCTAAAAAATGATCTCATTGATAGTGCAAAGATTGATAAAGAGTATATCTATATTTTGAGTGCAGGAAAAAAATATAAAATTCCAAAAGAGACAATTAATCTTAGTGAACTTTATAAAAAAACTACTGTTACAGTAAAAGAGGATTATTCATATCTATATGATATTATACTTTTAATTATAGTTGCTGGATTTTTTGGATATCTTATTTTTTATACAAAAAAATCAAAAGAACAAACAACAATAAAACATCAAATAAATATTGCTCAGCCAGAAATTGATGAATTTTCTACAAAAATAAAACCAATAATCAGTGATGTAAGATTTAAAGATGTTGCTGGAATCGAAGATGTTAAAGAAGAGCTAGAAGAGATAATCGAGTTTTTAAAAAATCCAAAAAAATTTATTGATTTTGGTGTTAGACTTCCAAAAGGTGTTTTATTAGTTGGACCCCCAGGGGTTGGTAAAACTTTAATTGCAAAAGCTGTAGCAGGAGAGGCTGGAGTTCCATTTTTTTATCAAAGTGGTAGTGCTTTTGTTCAGATATATGTGGGAATGGGGGCAAAAAGAGTTAGAGAGCTTTTTGCAAAAGCAAAACAGATGGCGCCATCTATAATATTTATAGATGAGATTGATGCTGTTGGAAAAGCAAGAGGCGGAATGAGAAATGATGAAAGAGAAGCAACTCTCAATCAGCTTCTTACAGAAATGGATGGATTTGAAGATTCAAGTGGTGTTATAGTTATGGCTGCAACAAATAAGATAGAGATGCTTGATGAGGCACTTTTAAGGCCTGGAAGGTTTGATAGAAGAATTTTTGTATCTTTACCTAATGCTAAAGAGAGAAAAGAGATTTTAAAGGTTTATTTAAAAAAGGTTCCACATTTTGTTGATTTAGAAAAACTATCAAAAATGACAGTTGGATTTAGCGGGGCTGCACTTTCAAGTCTAGTTAATGAAGCTGCTTTGCATGCACTTAGAAAAGGTAAAAAAATTGTTGAGTTAAAGGATTTTGAAGAGGTAAGAGATAAAGTTTTATATGGCAAAAAAAGGGTTCTTGCATATAGTGAAAATGAAAAAGAGGTACAAGCAACATATCAAGCAGCTAAAACACTTTGTGCATATTGGTATGAGATAGATTTTGAAAAAGTAAATATTCTTGGTGGTGGTTTTAAAGATATTGATAAAGAGATAGTGTCAAAGCATGAATATCTTGCTAAGATAAAGCTTTATCTTTCAGGTTATGCTGCAATGGAGCTTTTTTATAATGAAGAGTTTTCAAATTGTGCATTTGATTTAAGCAAGGCAAAACAGATAGCTGAAGAGATGGTTGTAAAATATGCTATGGGAGAAAAAATAGTTGGTGATATTGGCGATGTATCAATAATTTTAGACTCTTCTTTAAAAGAGGTAAAAGAGTTTTTATCTAAACAAAAAAATAAAATAGAAAAAATTAGAGATTTTTTAATAGAAAATGAGTCAATTGCTTATGAAGAGGTCAAAAATATAGTAAATGAAGTATTTTAG
- the bioV gene encoding pimelyl-ACP methyl ester esterase BioV, which translates to MKYFSGFGFKDEIEIFSFLKKSEFLVAGFSYGAIRAFEYVYKENSRVDKLILISPAFFQDRDEKFKKLQLIFFKKDPKKYFENFYENVIFPSNIYIEKYKKDDSFENLKELLYYKWNQDKLNELIKRGIKIEVYLGEKDKIINSNLAYDFFKSFATVYFIKNVGHLLV; encoded by the coding sequence ATGAAGTATTTTAGTGGTTTTGGTTTTAAAGATGAGATTGAAATATTTTCCTTTTTAAAAAAAAGCGAATTTTTAGTTGCTGGATTTAGTTATGGTGCAATAAGAGCTTTTGAATATGTTTATAAAGAAAATTCAAGAGTTGATAAGCTTATTTTAATATCTCCAGCTTTTTTTCAAGATAGAGATGAAAAATTTAAAAAGCTACAACTAATTTTTTTTAAAAAAGATCCTAAAAAATATTTTGAAAATTTTTATGAAAATGTAATATTTCCTTCAAACATATATATTGAAAAATATAAAAAAGATGATAGTTTTGAAAACTTAAAAGAACTTTTATATTATAAATGGAATCAAGATAAATTAAATGAGCTTATAAAAAGAGGAATAAAAATAGAAGTTTATCTTGGTGAGAAAGATAAAATAATAAATTCAAATTTAGCATATGATTTTTTTAAAAGTTTTGCAACTGTATACTTTATAAAAAATGTTGGACATCTGTTGGTTTAG
- the mog gene encoding molybdopterin adenylyltransferase: MDKIKIGVVTASDRASAGIYEDISGKAIMDTMKDYLKNEFEIFYRCIPDEQKEIENALIELCDKENCALVVTTGGTGPAKRDVTPEATEAVCEKILPGFGELMRQVSLKYVPTAILSRQTAGIRGNSLIINLPGKPKSIRECLDAVFPAVPYCIDLIGGPYIETNEEVIKAFRPKNK; the protein is encoded by the coding sequence ATGGATAAAATTAAAATAGGTGTAGTTACTGCAAGTGATAGAGCAAGTGCTGGTATATATGAAGATATAAGCGGAAAAGCCATAATGGATACTATGAAAGATTATTTAAAAAATGAGTTTGAAATATTTTATAGATGTATTCCAGATGAGCAAAAAGAGATTGAAAATGCTTTAATTGAGTTATGTGATAAAGAAAATTGTGCTTTAGTTGTAACAACTGGAGGAACAGGGCCTGCAAAAAGAGATGTAACTCCAGAGGCAACTGAGGCCGTTTGTGAGAAAATTTTGCCAGGATTTGGTGAACTTATGAGACAAGTTAGTTTAAAATATGTACCAACAGCAATTTTATCAAGACAGACTGCAGGTATTAGAGGAAATTCTTTGATTATAAATCTGCCTGGAAAGCCAAAATCTATAAGAGAGTGTTTAGATGCAGTTTTTCCAGCTGTTCCATATTGTATAGATTTAATTGGTGGACCTTATATTGAAACAAATGAAGAGGTTATAAAGGCTTTTAGACCAAAAAATAAATAG
- a CDS encoding dUTP diphosphatase, giving the protein MKEKILEMLQLQNELNSDTNGPNWREDITKNGKIINWKRCIYMESAELIDSFPWKHWKNIEADLDIENIKIELVDIWHFIMSYLLKFHSPLELTNLIDNLKDSKSDIHIPKKWEFEDNKKINEYLDIFEELMALALIKNDSEPYQESLLETFFKACDSVGLNFDDLYKLYIGKNVLNKFRQDHGYKEGNYKKIWNNKEDNVIMQEILYKNEDIDFNSLYNELENIYSKTVQND; this is encoded by the coding sequence GTGAAAGAAAAAATATTAGAAATGCTTCAATTGCAAAATGAATTAAACAGTGATACAAATGGTCCAAATTGGAGAGAAGATATAACTAAAAACGGAAAAATTATTAACTGGAAAAGATGTATTTATATGGAAAGCGCAGAGTTAATTGACTCTTTTCCTTGGAAACATTGGAAAAATATTGAAGCAGATTTGGATATTGAAAATATAAAAATTGAACTTGTGGATATTTGGCATTTTATTATGAGTTATCTTTTAAAATTTCACTCCCCTTTAGAATTGACAAATTTGATAGATAATCTAAAAGATTCAAAATCTGATATTCATATTCCAAAAAAATGGGAATTTGAAGATAATAAAAAAATTAATGAATATCTTGATATTTTTGAAGAATTGATGGCTCTCGCTTTAATTAAAAATGATAGCGAGCCATATCAAGAAAGCCTGCTTGAAACATTTTTTAAAGCTTGTGATAGTGTTGGTTTAAACTTTGATGATTTATATAAACTTTATATTGGGAAAAATGTTTTAAATAAATTTAGACAAGACCATGGCTATAAAGAGGGAAATTATAAAAAAATCTGGAATAATAAAGAAGATAATGTTATTATGCAAGAGATTTTATATAAAAATGAAGATATAGATTTTAATTCATTATATAATGAGCTTGAAAATATTTATAGCAAAACTGTCCAAAATGATTAA
- a CDS encoding PAS domain-containing hybrid sensor histidine kinase/response regulator: MIIEASAKYYNNPIVEAANMFLVLDENRIIKYANRHFCRLTGYSEDDLIKKSIYRIFHHDFPDKIDNEIWQKVNNKKMWLGELQIVSKNQKKLWVFSRILPIIDEKKGKIVEYVVLSNNITKLKETELELIKARDKAEREKLKAIKANRSKSLFFASMTHDLRTPLNAILGYSDILLAKNDLDEEEKEILNTIKFSAESLRDLVTDILDYSQLEAGKLYISKIEFDINDTIDKIFKTMESLASTKNIELILDKDEFTEDIIGDPGRLRQALINLLGNAIKFTQNGYVKLKVKKNFEDDENIEIYFEVEDTGIGIDKDKIETIFKEFSQEDEKVYEKCGGTGLGLFVTKKIIELHGGKIDVESEKGKGSRFFFTIKFRKSKNIPFTPKKDVSGNLISKYTILSVDSCDINQALIAIILKEYKLRFAKSAEEALKILRNEKIDLILTDVKLPLMNGVEFIQKLKEDYKDTPVFVLTGYFYSPMQKAKEAYLRLGFDEYVPKPIRVTEFKKLIKKYLKE; encoded by the coding sequence ATGATTATAGAGGCAAGTGCAAAATATTATAATAATCCTATAGTTGAAGCCGCAAATATGTTTTTGGTTCTTGATGAAAATAGAATTATAAAATATGCAAATAGACATTTTTGTAGGCTTACTGGATATAGTGAAGATGATTTGATTAAAAAAAGCATATATAGGATTTTCCATCACGATTTTCCAGATAAAATTGATAATGAAATATGGCAAAAAGTCAATAATAAAAAAATGTGGCTTGGTGAGCTTCAAATTGTTTCCAAAAATCAAAAAAAACTTTGGGTTTTTTCAAGAATTCTACCTATTATCGATGAAAAGAAAGGGAAAATTGTAGAATATGTTGTTTTAAGCAATAATATAACTAAATTAAAAGAAACTGAGTTAGAATTGATTAAGGCAAGAGATAAAGCCGAGAGAGAAAAACTAAAAGCTATAAAAGCAAATAGGTCAAAATCTTTATTTTTTGCATCAATGACACATGATTTAAGAACTCCATTAAATGCGATTTTAGGATATTCTGATATATTGCTTGCAAAAAATGATCTTGATGAAGAGGAAAAGGAGATATTAAATACTATTAAATTTTCTGCAGAATCACTTAGAGATTTAGTAACAGATATTTTGGATTATTCTCAATTAGAAGCTGGTAAATTATATATAAGCAAAATTGAGTTTGATATAAATGATACAATAGACAAAATTTTTAAAACAATGGAAAGTCTTGCAAGTACAAAAAATATTGAACTTATTTTAGATAAAGATGAATTTACAGAGGATATAATAGGAGACCCTGGACGTCTGAGGCAAGCTTTAATAAATCTTTTAGGAAATGCTATAAAATTTACACAAAATGGATATGTAAAGTTAAAAGTGAAAAAAAATTTTGAAGATGATGAAAATATTGAGATATATTTTGAAGTTGAAGATACAGGCATAGGGATAGATAAAGATAAAATAGAAACTATTTTTAAAGAGTTTAGTCAAGAAGATGAGAAAGTATATGAAAAATGTGGAGGGACTGGTTTAGGGCTTTTTGTAACAAAAAAAATTATTGAACTTCATGGTGGCAAAATCGATGTAGAAAGCGAAAAGGGAAAAGGAAGTAGATTTTTCTTTACTATTAAATTTAGAAAATCAAAAAATATACCATTTACTCCTAAAAAAGATGTCTCTGGCAACTTAATTAGCAAATATACTATTCTTTCCGTAGATAGCTGCGATATTAATCAGGCATTAATTGCTATAATATTAAAAGAGTATAAGCTTAGATTTGCAAAAAGTGCTGAAGAAGCTTTAAAGATATTAAGAAACGAAAAAATTGATCTTATTTTAACTGATGTAAAACTACCTTTGATGAATGGTGTAGAATTTATACAAAAATTAAAAGAAGATTATAAAGATACACCAGTTTTTGTATTAACAGGATATTTTTATTCACCTATGCAAAAAGCAAAAGAGGCATATCTTAGGCTGGGATTTGATGAGTATGTTCCCAAACCTATAAGAGTTACTGAATTTAAAAAATTAATAAAAAAATATTTAAAAGAGTGA
- a CDS encoding SulP family inorganic anion transporter has protein sequence MSLKKRYNFTTNPINDILSGTVVAVALIPEAIAFSLIAGLSPQVGLYTAFILGLITALIGGKPGMISGATGAVAIVLVDLVLKHGVEYIFWAAVLAGIIQILIGLFRLGKFIRLVPQPAIYGFVNGLAIVIATSQIPLIKDSNLMTIFLVVLTMAIIYFLPRFTKAIPASLGALIAITALVLLFHIDTKQIKDLADISGSFPSFHIPTVPLNFDILKTILPYSIIIALVGLIESLLTLSVLDEMSGERGSGNQECVAQGIGNMTCGFFGAMPGCAMIGQSMINFTSGGKGRLSSLTAAILLILFVVALSKYIALIPLAALVGIMFVVAIATFSWSSLGHFKRMPKDDLFVMVTVTIITIFADLAIAVIAGVIISALVFAWKHAKIYTKVHMEGERKIYELEGPLFFGSVHSFLEKFDPKNDPFEVVVDFKNARVMDQSGVEAIDKITKKYKEAGKSIVLRHLSPECKQLLKEAGPYCTWEEDDPNYRVAIDF, from the coding sequence ATGTCGTTAAAAAAACGCTATAATTTTACAACAAATCCAATAAATGATATTTTAAGTGGCACTGTTGTAGCAGTTGCTCTCATTCCTGAAGCGATTGCATTCTCTCTTATAGCTGGTCTTAGCCCTCAAGTTGGACTCTATACTGCTTTTATCTTAGGACTTATAACTGCTCTCATTGGTGGAAAACCTGGAATGATTAGTGGTGCTACCGGGGCAGTTGCAATAGTATTAGTTGATCTTGTTTTAAAACATGGCGTAGAATATATATTTTGGGCGGCAGTACTTGCTGGTATTATACAGATTCTTATTGGTCTTTTTCGTCTTGGGAAATTTATACGCCTCGTCCCACAACCTGCAATTTATGGCTTTGTAAATGGCCTTGCTATTGTAATTGCAACAAGTCAGATACCTTTGATTAAAGATAGCAATTTGATGACAATCTTTTTGGTCGTACTAACTATGGCAATTATCTATTTTCTTCCAAGATTTACAAAAGCGATACCTGCAAGTTTAGGAGCACTTATCGCCATTACTGCACTAGTTCTTCTATTTCATATCGATACAAAACAGATTAAAGATTTAGCAGACATAAGCGGATCATTTCCAAGCTTTCATATTCCAACTGTGCCTTTAAACTTTGATATACTTAAAACCATTTTACCCTATTCTATCATTATAGCTCTTGTAGGATTGATTGAATCACTTTTAACACTCTCCGTTTTAGATGAGATGAGTGGTGAGAGAGGAAGCGGTAATCAAGAGTGTGTTGCACAAGGGATTGGAAATATGACTTGTGGATTTTTTGGTGCAATGCCAGGCTGTGCTATGATTGGACAATCTATGATCAACTTCACAAGCGGTGGTAAAGGTAGACTATCATCTTTGACTGCGGCAATTTTGCTTATTCTTTTTGTCGTTGCACTTAGTAAATATATCGCTTTGATACCTCTTGCAGCATTAGTAGGAATAATGTTTGTTGTTGCAATTGCAACTTTTAGTTGGAGTAGTCTTGGTCATTTTAAAAGAATGCCTAAAGATGATCTTTTTGTGATGGTAACCGTTACTATTATAACTATTTTTGCTGATTTAGCGATAGCAGTAATTGCCGGAGTAATAATTTCTGCTCTAGTTTTTGCTTGGAAACATGCAAAAATATATACAAAAGTACATATGGAAGGTGAACGTAAAATATATGAACTAGAAGGACCTCTCTTTTTTGGATCTGTACACTCATTTTTAGAAAAATTTGATCCCAAAAATGATCCATTTGAAGTGGTGGTAGATTTCAAAAATGCTCGTGTTATGGATCAAAGTGGTGTAGAAGCTATTGATAAAATCACAAAAAAATATAAAGAAGCTGGAAAATCAATAGTTTTAAGACATTTAAGTCCAGAATGCAAGCAGCTTCTTAAAGAGGCAGGCCCTTACTGCACATGGGAAGAAGATGATCCTAACTATAGAGTAGCAATAGATTTTTAA